A stretch of Macadamia integrifolia cultivar HAES 741 chromosome 7, SCU_Mint_v3, whole genome shotgun sequence DNA encodes these proteins:
- the LOC122084814 gene encoding cellulose synthase-like protein D1, with protein MASSSSPTKSSSSSRPPTAVKFARRTSSGRVVSLSRDEDLDIPGEFSGSGDYIDYTVLMPPTPDNQPMGAGSAAGPSSSGPGSRVGITRRAGEGSSGGGGSSSGVEAKMDRRMSVMKSTKSMLLRSQTGDFDHNRWLFETKGTYGIGNVVWTDPDDYGGPDGGVKATDFIDKPWKPLTRKIRVPSAILSPYRLLVVLRLIALGLFVQWRVRNPNSDALWLWGMSIACEIWFAFSWILDQLPKLNPINRSTDLAALRDKFETPSAGNPHGRSDLPGVDIFVSTADPEKEPPLVTANTMLSILAVDYPVDKISAYISDDGAAILTFEAMAEAVNFAHLWVPFCRKHNIEPRNPDSYFSIKRDPTKNKKRPDFVKDRRWIKREYDEFKVRVNGLPDLIKKRCDMYNKREERKERQLARESSDAGSLPADGVKVQKSTWMADGTHWPGTWYNPSPDHSKGDHAGIIQVWCYHIFLKFGLDPQVLNLVPINHLKTQL; from the exons ATGGCATCTTCCAGCAGCCCCACAAAATCATCTTCCTCCAGCAGGCCGCCGACGGCCGTGAAATTCGCCCGACGAACATCTTCCGGAAGAGTCGTCAGCCTGTCAAGAGACGAGGATTTGGATATTCCGGGAGAGTTCAGTGGTTCAGGCGACTATATCGATTACACCGTTCTCATGCCTCCAACCCCCGATAACCAACCCATGGGTGCCGGCTCGGCTGCTGGCCCATCCTCTTCCGGGCCGGGTTCACGGGTGGGAATTACCAGGAGGGCCGGTGAAGGGAGTAGCGGTGGAGGAGGGAGCAGCAGCGGAGTGGAGGCAAAGATGGACCGGAGGATGTCGGTGATGAAATCAACCAAGTCAATGCTGTTGAGGAGTCAGACAGGGGACTTTGATCATAACCGTTGGCTGTTCGAAACAAAGGGAACGTACGGTATAGGTAATGTGGTGTGGACAGATCCTGATGATTATGGTGGGCCCGATGGGGGTGTGAAAGCGACTGATTTCATTGACAAGCCATGGAAGCCGTTGACAAGAAAGATTCGGGTGCCCTCCGCTATTCTCAGCCCTTATAG GCTCTTAGTGGTGTTGCGTCTAATTGCGCTTGGGCTATTCGTTCAATGGCGAGTTCGAAACCCAAACTCAGACGCATTGTGGCTTTGGGGGATGTCAATTGCGTGTGAGATCTGGTTCGCCTTCTCATGGATCCTGGACCAACTCCCCAAACTCAACCCAATAAACCGGTCCACCGACCTTGCCGCCCTTCGTGACAAGTTCGAAACCCCTTCCGCAGGTAACCCACACGGCCGTTCTGACCTCCCTGGTGTAGACATATTTGTCTCCACCGCCGACCCAGAGAAAGAACCCCCACTCGTAACGGCCAATACCATGCTCTCAATCCTAGCTGTCGATTACCCCGTTGACAAGATCTCTGCTTATATATCTGACGATGGAGCAGCCATCCTCACCTTCGAAGCCATGGCTGAAGCTGTCAACTTCGCGCATCTATGGGTCCCATTCTGCCGCAAGCACAATATCGAGCCACGAAACCCTGACAGCTACTTTAGCATCAAGAGAGATCCCACCAAGAACAAGAAACGGCCAGATTTCGTCAAGGACCGTCGTTGGATCAAGCGGGAGTATGACGAGTTCAAGGTTCGCGTCAACGGTCTGCCGGATTTGATCAAGAAACGATGTGACATGTACAACAAGAGAGAAGAACGAAAGGAGCGACAACTTGCACGTGAGAGTAGTGATGCAGGTTCTCTTCCGGCTGATGGCGTGAAGGTCCAGAAGTCCACGTGGATGGCCGATGGGACCCATTGGCCAGGTACGTGGTATAATCCATCACCGGATCATTCTAAAGGAGATCACGCTGGAATCATACAGGTATGGTGTTATCacatatttttgaaatttggacTGGATCCTCAAGTCTTGAATCTTGTTCCGATTAACCATTTAAAGACCCAATTATAA